A region of the Deltaproteobacteria bacterium genome:
ACGTTCGTTCCCAGCGTGCGTAGGGCTTGTTGATTAGGGCCTACTTACTTATGTGTTGCAGGAAATGTTTCATGGTGCTAAGAGTCTCAGATAAACGCTATGGCTGAGAATACTCTAGGCAAGTTCGGAACGAACGTCGCGGTTCTCCCCATTTATGCGGAGTTCTTATAAGTATTTCAAAGGATATTAGACCGCAGACAGAGGGAAAAGCATGGCCATGAGAAGGATATTGCTAGCGTTATTTGTCCTCCTTTTCACCGTGACCTTTACCCTGAACGCTGGCTAGATGAATACTTGGGCTCAGGCTCCAGTTTTTCAACTGCAAGAAGAGATGACAGACAAAGAGTCTGTCGAGGGAAAGTTCTCGCCTTTAGAGGATGGCTTTTTACAGCCTTCCCTTACAACGGATGATTCCAAAAGCACGGCCCTGGCACGCTGCAGTTTGTGGCCTCATGCCTTCATTGAGCTCCGACATGCACCAGCCTATCTACTAGATACCTTCTTCCGCTGCTAGTCCTATCCCAGAATAGGCCCATAAGCATATTGGATCTCCATTAGGAACCTATCAGCTAATCCACTGAGACAGACTTTCGAATGAGGTTGAGTAACTGTGACAGTAGAAGTTCTAGATACTTTCGGTCAGAAGTGCCCTCAGTCTGTCTTGAAGATCGCTGTGAAGGCCTCGGACATGGAAATTGGCTGTTTATTCAATTACCCATTCCACAAAACCTAGATTCATAATAGGGAACGTCTGATGGGTTACTCAGTAAGTGAGGAAGCGCTTAAACGCACGAACAAGTGCGCCAAAAACTTTAGTTGTCTGTCGGGCAAAATGGTCGGCCTTTGTGAAGTGGAACGTTTTTTTTCTCTTCAAATTGTATTGGTCAATAAGGTGAATAAGGATTCTTGTGACTATGCACGTCTTGTTGACGACTACTGGTTTTGCACATGTCCTGTGCGTGCCGAGCTGAACAAACGCTACGGGATCTAGCCCGTTTAACGATAACCGGCAGTCACACTCTGGAGACTTTCAATGACCTTCGAAGTCGATGAAGATGTTCGTCAAAAGACCACCAACTGCCAAAAACTTTTTGGCTGTCTGACTGGTAACATTCACGACATGTGCGAAGTACAACGGCCCTTGGGCGCTATGGGGGTACTTATCGTAAAACCCAAAGATGTGCTTTCCTGCTTATATTATGTGCGTCTTGATGTGTCTGACTACTGCATATGTCCTATAAGGAATCAACTCTACACCCGTTACGGGATTTGAGTTTGGTTTTAAAGTCATATGGATTTCAAAACGATGCATTTCAAAGTCCCTGACCAAATTCTGAAGCAGACCACGAAATGTGAGCACGACTTCGCCTGTTTAAACAGTGACTCCTATCCTGTTTGCGACGTTCTAGACAATTGGTCACCGAGTATCCTGGAGACCTCGTGTATTGAAAAAGAACCGGGTAAGAGAAGAGAGAAGAGGGACGTTCGTTCCCAGCGTGCGTGTAAGAGAAGAGGGAGGTTCGTTCCCAGCGTGCGTAGGGCTTGTTGATTAGGGCCTACTTACTTATGTGTTGCAGGAAATGTTTCATGGTGCTAAGAGTTTGAGATAAACGCTATGGCTGAAAATACTCTAGGCAAGTTCGGAACGAACGTCCGGGTTCTCCCCAGCTGGTTGGATAGAGGAGGCAAAAACCATTTTAGCCCGAGCCATGGAAAGCGGCGGGAAGGCTGCTGAGGCAGCCGAAGACTTGATCCACTATTTGGGCAGCCGAGGATACTTGCAGTTTAGGTCTTTGATTCAGAAAGAGTGAAAGAAGAACAATTGCGGAGACTTTCTCAGTTGTGCAGTTAAATATGGAACTCATAAGAGCAACGAGATAGACCCGTGTCGCTTGGGCAGTCGGCAAAGACAGAGGGAGGTAAAGATGGGCCTCACCGACCTATGGGAAGATTCAAAGGAACAACTGAAGGATAAGCACGTTCAGCAAATCATCGCTTTCGCCGGGGAGGGAGAACTTCGAGATGGAAACACTGCCTCAGCAGAATTCCAAGAGTTTTTATCTAATATTCCTTCGGATTTATTGCACCAATATGCTGATCAGTGTTTACAGAATTCCTTCAACGGATCTGGGTTTGCTTTGCAGGATATTGTCAATCAAGTGGGGCGCCGCCTTGGTTTCGAAGTCACCGATGGAAGATACCGTGGTGCCTCTGGGCACATTGGGTTCGATGGAATCTGGAAACTCCCCGAAGGCCATGTCATCGTACTAGAAGTGAAAACTACAGACGCCTACCGTATCGATCTAAACAAACTAGCCGGATACCGCAACGAGCTGGAAAAAGAAGGAGCACTATCAGAAGAGGCGTCATCCGTTCTTATAGTCGTGGGACGGAAAGATACTGGCGATCTTGAAGCACAAATTCGAGGGTCTCGGCATGCATGGGATATGCGACTCATTAGTGTCGATGCCCTTATGAGGCTTATGCTTCTGAAGCAGGAAGTGGAAGACCCCAAAATAGTCCAGCGTATCTACGACATCTTGATTCCAAGAGAATTCACGAAGCTGGACGAAATCGTGGAGATCCTGTTTTTCACTGCGGAAGAAATCAAGGAAGAGGAACCCGCTGAAAAAGCGGCTGTCGGCGACCAACAAGGCCCCAAGTTTGTTCCAGTATCCTTTCATCAAGCATGTGTTGACCGAATTGAAAACCGTCTTCACCGATCTCTTATTAGACGGACGAGGGCGTCTTACTCATCGTCTGATGGATCTACCACCTTGATTTGTGCCGTTTCAAAGGAGCATGTTAAGGGAGAACATCGGTGGTTTTGGTTCGCCTTTCATCCCCACCAGAAAGATTTTCTCGAAAAAGGAAAAGACAGTTTTATCGCTTTCGGTTGTGGATCAGAAGAGTCAGTTCTGCTGATACCGTGGGGGGACTTCGTACAATGGGTTGACGGCATGAACATTACAGAAAGGGAAGATCGTTTTTACTGGCACGTTCACATTTCTCTACATGAAAAACATTTTGTCTTGCACTTGAAGAAAGGCTTTGATCCAATCGACCTCACTGGGTTTCTCTTGGCCGGTGAAGGCTAGGGATCAAGTCTAGGTTTGACTCATGCTACGGCATGAGGGAGAGTTGGGGGACATCCTTTAGTTCTATAGTTTTGGCTGACGGCGCCGACGAAAGTGAAAATGTGAAGGGCGCCCTAAAGTTAAGGAGGTCCGTATGAACGATCAATCCAGCACACTTAAAGGCAAGGCCTTCAACTTGGAACAATTCGTTGATTATGCAGAGGGTTCCGTCGTAAGCAAAATCTTGCTTAAAAAGGAAATTGGCAATATCACCCTGTTTGCGTTTGATAAGGGCCAGGGCTTAAGTGAACACACGGCACCATTTGACGCGGTAGTCTACATTTTGGACGGCAAGGCTGAAATCAGCATTGGTGGACAACCGCAAAATGTTTCTGCCGGTGAAATGCTGATTATGCCGGCCAATATTGCCCATGTTCTTCAGGCAAAAGCACCGTTTAAAATGTTGCTGGTCATGATCCGTGGAGAGTAAAGGGTTGGGAAGTATTCGGGTCAAGTTGGCTCTTGACTCTTGCTGGTGCTAGGAGACCAGGTGTTATGTTGAGCTCAACATAAGTAGTAATTGGTCATGATAGAACGTATTGGGACAATCCAATCTTACCGGGCGTGGCATGCCCGGAAAATATATGCGAGGTTAATACCGTTCAACACCCTTCTGTTGACCAAAAATGACAAATGAAGATGTGACCGCACGC
Encoded here:
- a CDS encoding cupin domain-containing protein, with translation MNDQSSTLKGKAFNLEQFVDYAEGSVVSKILLKKEIGNITLFAFDKGQGLSEHTAPFDAVVYILDGKAEISIGGQPQNVSAGEMLIMPANIAHVLQAKAPFKMLLVMIRGE